The nucleotide sequence AATTTGGTTCACGCAAAAGAGATGGTTACGGTCGATTGCTGGCATATACTTATCGGGATTCAATATTAATTAATGAAAGGATTCTGCAGGCCGGACTGGCCAATGTTTATTTATTTCCGGACAATTTTCAAGACCGGGATCTTTTGGAAAGGCTTCTCAACGCTCAACGACAGGCGATTTTGGATACTTTGGGCATTTGGGCGAATCCATATAATCCGGAGTCTCATTATATAGGCAATTCAAAAACGTACCGTTTTCATCGACCGGACTGCAAATCGGTGGAAAACATTCCGGATTCGCGGAAGATTGTATATACCGATCGGGTAGAGCCATTTTTTGAAGGACTATCCCCGTGTCGAAATTGTAAACCATAGGACATTTCTATCAACTATCATGGAGATGGAAGAGGAGGATTTATCAAATTTGTGCATATTAATATAGTGTCAAATAACTGGAGACGGCTTGCCGATTTCTATCAGGCTGTTTTTGGTTGCTTTCCCTTGCCCCCTGAACGAAATCTTTCGGGGAAATGGGTTGATGAGGCTACCGGAGTTAACAACGCGCAAATAACAGGGATTCATCTGCGATTACCGGGATTTGGAGAGGTGGGTCCGACTTTGGAAATTTTCCAATATAACAATATTGCTGAAGCAGATGGAAAACCGATAAATCGTTCGGGATTT is from Candidatus Zixiibacteriota bacterium and encodes:
- a CDS encoding thermonuclease family protein — encoded protein: MRKRHYIFLIVLTAFFLLFRFIGQMGINSPDEFFVIKVIDGDSFELEGRGKVRLLGIDTPEKGDLLYDSAKSFLSSLILNKQVTLKFGSRKRDGYGRLLAYTYRDSILINERILQAGLANVYLFPDNFQDRDLLERLLNAQRQAILDTLGIWANPYNPESHYIGNSKTYRFHRPDCKSVENIPDSRKIVYTDRVEPFFEGLSPCRNCKP
- a CDS encoding VOC family protein; translation: MHINIVSNNWRRLADFYQAVFGCFPLPPERNLSGKWVDEATGVNNAQITGIHLRLPGFGEVGPTLEIFQYNNIAEADGKPINRSGFAHIAFEVKDVEETSRLVLSNGGTRIGNLSTRKIEGVGKITFAYLADPEGNILELQNWEKHV